The Rhineura floridana isolate rRhiFlo1 chromosome 8, rRhiFlo1.hap2, whole genome shotgun sequence genome includes a region encoding these proteins:
- the LOC133390509 gene encoding chondroadherin-like protein, translating into MAQHWCVAIALPLLWTPLIASPELLDSPQCPIGCSCSFTEWFVRCSNASFSSLPNGLPQATVELDLQFNQLDSLLAASFPDLPELTTLYLGSSRVHWIEAGTFQDVKNLYHLHLDNNLLEEIPEGAFENLTNLVFLHLEHNRIAYLSPGAFSPLKRLSVLDLSHNLLTELSDQALGGLQQLRRLVLSANLIANLSVRALPGSLRILYLDWNRLKSVPLAVCTSATLSSLHLSGNPIRELTPLSFGRKLSSLRQLFLENLHLENITSSTFKRLRRLEVLSLRNNSLASLSSLSSLRYLSTLYLTGNKWHCDCDLIWLRTWQKKVVRKDRNPVECSSPEALQGQQLANIELQKLTCPPFQTDSVTISPSANMPKIAALTTEISSPQAATTLPISVFTTLITGAMSSTIGPTTHNNPTLGPTIDDNHHILKKYDPCLSDHISSISTRTKDNTALVVTWSFSGDHDQFEIRCKSSVEQHVLRVIGGLTEIELHHLQPGTDYRVCIIPQNKNLLECVAPTAQQCTSGHTGAQILPQYSNLFLGIGVSTTLLALMTLTLFAFYRWRFRPIRFQRYYDEDSPFFQQGIVQSKLATESVYDSLEEDDQHVYMTPASQWPEENIDCTPVALSSFPFTPTYASP; encoded by the exons ATGGCTCAGCACTGGTGTGTGGCCATTGCTTTGCCACTACTCTGGACTCCACTCATTGCCAGCCCAGAGCTCCTGGATAGTCCCCAATGCCCCATTGGTTGCAGCTGCTCTTTCACAGAATGGTTTGTTCGGTGCTCCAACGCCAGCTTCTCTTCTCTTCCCAATGGCCTCCCACAAGCCACGGTGGAACTTGACCTGCAGTTCAACCAGCTTGACAGCCTGCTGGCAGCCTCTTTCCCAGATTTGCCCGAGCTCACCACTCTTTACCTTGGGAGCAGCCGTGTGCACTGGATTGAGGCAGGAACCTTTCAGGATGTGAAGAATTTGTACCACCTCCACCTGGACAACAATCTCCtagaagagatcccagaaggagCATTTGAAAATCTGACCAATCTAGTCTTCCTGCATCTGGAGCACAATCGGATTGCTTACCTTTCACCAG gTGCATTTTCCCCTTTGAAGCGACTGAGTGTCCTAGACTTGAGTCACAACCTATTGACTGAACTTTCAGACCAGGCCCTTGGTGGTCTCCAACAGCTACGCCGACTTGTCCTCAGTGCTAACCTCATTGCCAACTTGTCAGTCAGAGCTCTCCCAGGCAGCTTGCGCATCCTCTACCTCGACTGGAACAGGCTGAAAAGTGTGCCACTTGCCGTCTGCACCTCTGCCACACTCTCCAGCCTTCATCTTAGTGGTAACCCAATCCGGGAGCTGACACCtctctcctttgggaggaagctcAGCTCCCTCAGGCAGCTATTCTTAGAAAACCTGCACCTGGAGAACATAACCAGCTCAACGTTTAAACGGCTACGCAGACTTGAGGTTTTGAGCCTAAGGAACAATAGCTTGGCATCGCTGTCATCTCTATCATCACTGAGATACCTCTCAACTTTGTATCTGACAGGGAACAAATGGCACTGTGACTGCGACTTAATCTGGCTTCGTACCTGGCAGAAGAAAGTGGTAAGAAAAGATCGCAACCCTGTGGAATGCAGTTCCCCTGAAGCCCTTCAGGGACAACAACTGGCAAATATAGAG TTACAGAAATTGACTTGCCCGCCTTTTCAAACTGATTCTGTCACCATCAGCCCTTCTGCAAATATGCCCAAGAtagctgctctaaccactgaaaTAAGTTCACCACAAGCTGCTACAACCCTTCCTATATCTGTTTTCACTACTTTAATTACTGGTGCGATGAGCTCTACCATAGGCCCAACTACTCACAATAATCCCACATTAGGACCAACTATTGATGATAACCATCATATACTAAAGAAATATGACCCTTGCCTCTCTGACCATATTAGCAGCATCAGTACAAGGACAAAAGATAACACTGCCCTGGTGGTTACTTGGTCTTTCTCCGGGGATCATGACCAGTTTGAAATACGATGTAAATCTTCTGTGGAACAGCACGTACTGCGAGTTATTGGAGGATTAACGGAAATTGAGCTTCACCATCTGCAACCAGGGACTGATTACAGAGTTTGCATTATTCCCCAGAACAAGAATCTCTTGGAGTGTGTGGCTCCTACAGCCCAGCAGTGTACATCAGGACACACTGGAGCCCAAATTCTACCCCAATACAGCAACTTATTCCTGGGAATTGGTGTCAGCACCACACTTTTAGCACTGATGACCCTGACTCTCTTTGCCTTTTATCGGTGGCGGTTCCGACCGATTCGGTTCCAGCGCTACTATGATGAAGACAGCCCATTTTTTCAGCAAGGCATTGTCCAGTCCAAGCTTGCCACAGAGTCAGTCTATGACAGCTTAGAGGAAGATGATCAGCATGTTTATATGACACCTGCCAGCCAATGGCCTGAAGAGAATATAGACTGCACTCCTGTTGCTCTATCCAGCTTTCCTTTCACACCAACCTATGCAAGTCCCTGA